The Thermocrinis ruber genome has a window encoding:
- a CDS encoding 3'-5' exonuclease produces MNLTELKRWFYRKLYKESFDAFNWEIDLNKPVKEHCFVVFDTETTGTDLKRAKVLSIGAFRLQGLTLKFSDTLNLKLNISMDTLESIKVHGITPEDLKEGVSPKEACERFLEFSKGCLLVGYFVDIDIAVMRNLIKNACNGAFYPYHLDVIDLLSDKDQIPTLEELTKRLNLPTSNLHDALEDAYMTSLIFMKLIKRFQNHRVKELPLKA; encoded by the coding sequence ATGAACTTAACTGAGCTAAAGAGATGGTTCTACAGAAAGCTCTACAAGGAAAGCTTTGATGCTTTTAACTGGGAAATAGACCTCAATAAGCCCGTAAAAGAACACTGCTTTGTTGTCTTTGATACAGAAACCACGGGAACAGACCTCAAGAGGGCTAAGGTTCTCAGCATAGGTGCCTTCCGCTTGCAAGGGCTAACTTTAAAGTTCTCCGACACATTAAACCTAAAGCTTAACATCTCTATGGACACCTTAGAGAGCATAAAGGTGCACGGAATAACTCCGGAGGATCTAAAGGAGGGAGTTTCTCCTAAGGAAGCCTGCGAGAGGTTTCTTGAGTTTTCCAAGGGTTGCCTTTTGGTGGGCTACTTTGTAGATATAGACATTGCGGTTATGAGAAACCTAATAAAAAATGCCTGCAACGGTGCCTTCTATCCTTACCACTTGGATGTGATAGACCTGCTCTCCGATAAGGACCAAATACCCACCCTGGAGGAGCTTACCAAGAGGTTAAATTTACCCACATCCAACCTTCACGATGCCCTTGAGGATGCATACATGACTTCCCTTATTTTTATGAAGCTAATTAAAAGATTTCAAAACCATAGGGTTAAAGAACTACCGTTAAAAGCTTAA